In Plodia interpunctella isolate USDA-ARS_2022_Savannah chromosome 22, ilPloInte3.2, whole genome shotgun sequence, the following proteins share a genomic window:
- the GlcT gene encoding ceramide glucosyltransferase — protein MMSMVYTVYGFAIFFMVAWVCLWLLHIMAYSYSKWKLHRTVDRSPPEQPYPGVSILKPLTGIDPNLLSNLETFFTLDYPTYELLFCVESKDDPAALLVTETLEPKYPHVDVRLFRGGKRVGVNPKINNMQPAYLAAKYSLVLVSDAGIRMREDTLLDMVQHLRDDVAIVHQMPFACDAEGFAAVYEKVFFGTAQARMYLGADFLGINCHVGMSSLVRKDALDDVGGLAAFADYLAEDYFLAQAIVSRGWKMRVASLPALQNSGIRSVGALQSRLTRWARLRIAMIPATTMLEVISECLPLGAGAAWAAGQLFGAEPLPFFLVHVLVWFLSDWLMLRSVQNGSPPFTKVQFLLGWLWSECCAPFVLAAALLSPEISWRTRSYRLDWGGRAHELKPSVHTQKL, from the coding sequence atgaTGTCTATGGTGTATACGGTGTACGGTTtcgccatattttttatggtggCCTGGGTGTGTCTGTGGCTACTTCATATAATGGCTTATTCATATTCTAAATGGAAGCTGCACAGAACAGTGGACCGGTCTCCGCCTGAGCAGCCCTATCCTGGAGTTTCGATCTTAAAACCTCTCACCGGCATCGACCCTAACCTGCTGTCCAACCTGGAGACATTCTTTACACTGGATTACCCCACATACGAGTTATTGTTCTGTGTCGAGAGTAAAGACGACCCAGCAGCTCTATTGGTGACTGAGACTTTGGAGCCGAAGTATCCCCATGTAGATGTGAGGTTATTCCGAGGTGGAAAGCGGGTCGGCGTGAaccctaaaataaataatatgcagCCGGCGTACCTGGCGGCAAAGTACTCGTTAGTGCTAGTGAGCGACGCCGGCATACGCATGCGAGAAGACACCCTGTTGGACATGGTGCAGCATTTGAGAGATGACGTCGCTATCGTCCATCAAATGCCGTTCGCGTGCGACGCTGAAGGCTTCGCGGCGGTGTACGAGAAGGTTTTCTTCGGCACCGCGCAGGCGCGGATGTACCTGGGCGCCGACTTCCTCGGCATCAACTGTCACGTCGGGATGTCGTCGCTGGTGCGGAAGGACGCGCTCGACGACGTGGGGGGTCTGGCGGCGTTCGCGGACTATCTGGCGGAGGACTACTTCCTAGCGCAGGCTATAGTGTCGCGCGGGTGGAAGATGAGAGTGGCGTCGCTGCCGGCGCTTCAGAACAGTGGAATCCGGTCCGTGGGCGCGCTGCAATCGCGACTGACGCGGTGGGCGCGGCTGCGGATCGCCATGATACCCGCCACAACAATGCTGGAAGTGATTAGTGAATGTCTACCGCTAGGCGCGGGCGCCGCGTGGGCCGCCGGCCAGCTGTTCGGTGCCGAACCTCTACCATTCTTCTTGGTGCATGTGTTAGTGTGGTTCCTCTCAGACTGGCTGATGCTGCGGTCAGTGCAGAACGGATCACCCCCATTCACGAAAGTTCAGTTCCTGCTCGGTTGGTTGTGGAGTGAGTGTTGTGCACCATTTGTGTTAGCCGCAGCGCTACTGAGCCCTGAGATCTCATGGCGGACTCGCAGCTACCGGCTCGACTGGGGCGGCCGAGCCCACGAGCTCAAGCCCTCAGTACATACTCAAAAgctttaa
- the LOC128679822 gene encoding uncharacterized protein LOC128679822, producing MDIEKLFLNIESLEHYINITKDVSRKYKNTKIQLNMSTVISLKKARFFEVEYFTECDGHGAAIIIIERLLEVGRSKIWGLLGKELVLLFQHWLDSTRKQLIIMTKNWWSFMKLLLKFIKELRLKDSVLPDMLVEGTAEYLLDLATRSQVNVQQRLDILYCLNLCCADSSREVRFSTRHRLETYFVKLSTILATTGHVPTQYYILETLLRWLLPRQNTSVRQTAASMWFPENLYRKEAVGVFLERKWQNFYLDARDFLNAHNQSPGLPTSVAYRQITIGTLIMECSTKRDAWLDINPATKSITILLEPRMTEVLKLPAATMHTLVVDSDIVTCVKLGRESSELTLVIKTMRPLHTYPSDQPIGDGDITIAVSQRNDLRRFDNALRDVFGDLYEILIDFEELSSSSPHKADGNKKIVSSSEEDTRFSHPVRTTRRKFSGYVTKSASTWKSPSTTSTTSLALLHDRLEALPKFRFNKEPVKVAALPDLSMVSELTEVIDTQSIASGTSSNRPYRGGFKTLRKTEKKSQSDGETSVSKKYISPISGVKEHNPSCLLVATVGADESILNDTIQSLSKNKDYESDNIVDLLLKEALQSKDDKLDSGINTCENRKSPELRDSDAIEDTPNLEQPKSFRKKVTVPKDNESECNEIDVSQFEFVSVRKKVLIDKHKEIEDDVQNGIDTNDMPTFDEDAIEKFFSEHITQDRTGGIVLSPTLARKINETSSEDSNSFKDCLVEGDFCNAQNLQVNFVDINYIQDAEVIDCLNNIIDKVCHDIEKCTEILGMDHIRMDSSNVMEIKEVENRDDNVNRVLVNIENLDSYNKKVVETPKKKPKQKKVIKLKFNTKKTRSKRQNNLASKMSPIPESKDSVDPEMLEKNKPHISIEKAICPEVSEPTDNILIEVAQVPNEKAATSPEITNISPKSIDSNAPLIRRRRKLYSPKDEHNKTDNSNENTEKQESDVHYLQDDDEADFKSVSKNTPKYAATCYKDIEKTRNKLIRLPKSRKNKKQTRSQSPKSKKVHSFDNLNSRVDVILAKKRSPSPRTKKMNDLFDNLKTNVEEHDVIFADNKFNEEELAVYNFTSDSEDEDFKKKKVELKKRFSTTTNASCDSIISRHGRVVNKVNYSERSSDDKPKKAKANEKTKKNVVRRKKVSQRRPYNLADERMREAQNEKLNTSLVINKTDNEVLTEPDLVLEAPPQMEVMGSEIDETVTTASRPNKSGKKKKKITVKKDAKLKIDRKNDNDDKTLSPLPGLVIEAMPSRNEDPNDSVCTQVMNKLKKIYHDGPDIVDESNTTQNMLLDIDKDFSHHSISNDFGRMSPNISDIKQTNSKHIITRKNNAILTENENVIEEISFEEITENVRRRKGGDIVNISDVQSEKSIATVGKSPINAHGNIDEAPPDKILLLKRVQSRDLTIDDMDTSIKDYYLKLKEQLNQPNSSENSSGILEIDLKGADNNSQFASPVAQRLERSNDVFRGPIRKSDGRCGGKIDLIENFSEKVVSPDAKASKCKLNIFDKIKMDLIEESSNSSRKCISPVVSLTKMSYDDISRWLPSRRNSSDSSNSQISKPIEKIKDVSEKSFLRPISSVNAKDIRSVPQNTSQEVSLSSKSSSKGNKTKKGIRLQYNLRSASKTISSITKIETDIDGNNNDHNSITARKSIISPIKLLDELEAFITPQITEKENTITEPIGLEERGKNPVLNISVSSKRLKKSAGISSGESNISSSTRVDGRVSIRGAKRKSDTPERVYGKKGKMEVITESGPSMSSVDDWLKKSAPTIAGKNLDDSYAETVQNIMEKLDTTLAEIHQNTSKNFLHLFVEAQRHLALAKHERRRALKQVATDVLKEVVNVLDRKFDDLEKRNQEMDTEFMEQLKSRAAEFIREDCKKKRVMVALLREDINATVHRIHSQDTE from the exons atggaCATTGAAAAGCTATTTCTGAATATTGAAAGCTTAGAACATTATATCAACATCACAAAAGATGTTTcaaggaaatataaaaacacgAAAATACAATTGAACATGTCGACTgtaatttctttgaaaaagGCTCGTTTTTTCGAAGTTGAG TACTTCACAGAGTGCGATGGCCATGGTGCAGCAATCATCATTATTGAGCGACTGTTGGAAGTTGGCCGTTCGAAAATATGGGGTCTTCTTGGCAAAGAGcttgtgttattatttcagCACTGGTTGGATTCAACAAGGAAACaacttattattatgacaaagAACTGGTGGTCATTTATGAAGTTGCTTCTCAAGTTTATAAAG gagcTAAGACTAAAAGACAGTGTCCTCCCAGACATGCTAGTTGAAGGGACAGCGGAGTACCTCCTGGACTTGGCAACCAGGTCTCAGGTTAATGTTCAGCAACGGCTGGACATCTTGTACTGTCTCAACTTGTGCTGCGCCGACTCCAGCAGGGAAGTCAGGTTCTCTACCAGGCATCGATTGGAGACTTATTT TGTAAAGCTATCGACTATCCTAGCTACTACAGGACACGTCCCAACCCAGTACTACATACTGGAGACATTACTCCGCTGGCTGTTGCCGAGACAGAACACGAGTGTGCGGCAAACGGCGGCCTCTATGTGGTTCCCCGAAAACCTGTACAGAAAGGAGGCAGTTGGTGTATTTCTCGAGAGGAAGTGGCAGAATTTTTATCTG GACGCTCGAGACTTCCTCAACGCCCACAATCAGTCTCCGGGACTCCCCACGTCCGTTGCCTACCGTCAGATCACGATCGGCACTTTAATTATGGAG TGCTCAACAAAACGTGACGCCTGGCTGGACATAAACCCAGCCACCAAAAGTATCACAATACTACTGGAGCCGCGTATGACTGAAGTGTTGAAGTTGCCCGCAGCTACCATGCACACCCTGGTTGTGGATAGTGATATAGTCACGTGTGTTAAACTTGGCAG GGAATCTTCAGAATTGACATTAGTAATCAAAACAATGCGTCCCCTACACACGTACCCTTCAGACCAGCCAATAGGAGACGGGGATATTACTATTGCAGTCAGCCAAAGAAACGATCTAAGAAGGTTCGACAACGCTTTAAGAGACGTTTTTGGTGATCTTTATGAG ATTCTTATAGATTTCGAAGAGTTGTCTTCGTCGTCTCCTCACAAAGCTGATGGGAATAAAAAGATAGTCAGTAGTTCG gAAGAAGACACGAGATTTTCTCACCCAGTTCGTACTACGCGACGTAAATTTTCAG GATATGTGACAAAATCGGCTTCTACGTGGAAGTCTCCGTCTACGACGTCCACGACGTCGCTAGCTCTT CTCCACGATAGACTAGAAGCGTTGCCAAAATTTAGATTCAATAAAGAACCAGTAAAAGTTGCCGCTTTGCCCGATTTGTCTATGGTTAGCGAATTAACTGAAGTTATCGATACACAGAGTATTGCTAGCGGAACAAGCAGTAATAGACCTTATCGAGGAGGTTTTAAGACTCTTAGAAAAACTGAGAAAAAGTCGCAAAGTGACGGAGAGACGTCCGTttctaagaaatatatatcGCCCATTAGTGGTGTTAAGGAACATAATCCTTCATGTCTTCTGGTAGCCACAGTTGGTGCCGATGAATCTATTTTAAATGACACCATACAAAgtctttcaaaaaataaagattatgaGTCAGACAATATTGTTGATTTGCTTTTAAAAGAAGCCCTACAAAGCAAAGACGATAAGTTAGATAGTGGTATCAATACTTGTGAAAATAGGAAAAGTCCAGAGTTGAGAGATAGTGATGCGATTGAAGATACGCCTAATTTAGAACAACCTAAAtcatttagaaaaaaagtaaCGGTTCCTAAAGATAATGAATCTGAGTGCAATGAAATAGATGTGTcccaatttgaatttgttagtGTAAGGAAGAAGGTTTTGATCGATAAACATAAGGAAATTGAAGATGATGTCCAAAATGGTATAGATACTAATGACATGCCTACGTTTGATGAAGACGCTATTGAAAAATTCTTTTCTGAGCATATTACGCAAGATAGAACCGGAGGTATCGTTCTGAGTCCCACTTTagctagaaaaataaatgaaaccaGCTCAGAAGATAGTAACAGTTTCAAAGATTGTTTAGTTGAAGGAGATTTTTGTAACGCACAAAATTTACAAGTGAATTTTGTGGacattaattacatacaaGACGCAGAAGTAATCGATTGCTTGAATAACATTATCGATAAAGTTTGCCACGATATTGAAAAGTGTACAGAAATTTTGGGAATGGATCATATAAGAATGGATTCATCAAATGTTATGGAAATAAAAGAAGTTGAAAATAGAGATGATAATGTGAATCGAGTACTCgtaaacattgaaaatttagattcatataataaaaaagtggtTGAAACTCCCAAAAAGAAACCTAAACAGAAAaaggtaattaaattgaagTTTAACACAAAGAAGACACGTTCTAAAAGACAAAACAATTTAGCGAGCAAAATGTCTCCTATTCCTGAAAGCAAAGATAGTGTAGATCCAGAAAtgcttgaaaaaaataaacctcaCATATCAATAGAAAAAGCTATCTGTCCAGAAGTTTCTGAACCAACTGATAATATTCTTATTGAAGTTGCACAGGTACCAAATGAAAAGGCGGCAACTAGTCCAGAAATAACTAATATATCCCCTAAGAGTATCGACAGTAATGCGCCTCTGATTCGAAGAAGACGCAAATTATATTCTCCAAAAGatgaacataataaaactgataattcaaatgaaaatacagAAAAGCAGGAATCAGATGTCCATTATTTACAAGATGATGATGAAGCAGATTTCAAGTCCGTTTCTAAAAATACTCCAAAATACGCAGCTACTTGTTATAAGGACATAGAAAAAACGCGAAACAAACTTATTCGCTTGCCtaaatcaagaaaaaataaaaagcaaactAGATCTCAATCTCCTAAATCTAAAAAGGTACATAGTTTTGACAACTTAAATTCCAGAGTTGATGTTATTTTGGCTAAAAAGAGGTCACCGTCTCCAAGGACTAAAAAGATGAATGACCTTTTTGATAATTTGAAAACGAATGTCGAAGAGCACGATGTTATTTTCgcagataataaatttaacgaAGAAGAATTGGCTGTATACAATTTTACGAGTGACAGTGAAGATGAGGACtttaagaagaaaaaagttGAATTGAAAAAGCGCTTTAGCACTACGACTAATGCTAGTTGCGATTCAATTATATCTCGCCATGGCAGAGTCgtcaataaagtaaattactcAGAAAGATCATCCGATGATAAACCGAAAAAGGCTAAAGccaatgaaaaaacaaaaaaaaacgttgtCCGGCGTAAAAAGGTTAGTCAGCGAAGACCTTATAATTTGGCCGATGAAAGAATGAGGGAGGCACAAAACGAAAAACTTAACACTTctttagtaattaataaaacggACAATGAAGTATTGACAGAACCTGACCTTGTTTTGGAAGCTCCACCTCAAATGGAAGTCATGGGAAGTGAAATAGATGAAACAGTTACAACCGCATCTCGTCCTAATAAAAGtggaaagaaaaagaaaaaaatcacgGTTAAAAAGGATGCCAAACTTAAAATCGACagaaaaaatgataatgatgataaaacTCTAAGCCCGCTACCCGGATTGGTAATAGAAGCGATGCCATCTCGAAATGAAGACCCTAATGATTCTGTGTGCACACAAGTCATGAATAAACTGAAGAAAATATACCACGATGGTCCTGACATTGTCGACGAATCtaacacaacacaaaatatgCTTCTAGATATAGATAAGGATTTTAGTCATCATTCTATTTCCAATGACTTTGGCAGAATGTCTCCAAACATTTCGGATATCAAGCAAACAAATTctaaacatataataacaagaaaaaataatgcaatattaACAGAAAACGAGAATGTTATTGAAGAAATCAGTTTTGAGGAAATCACAGAGAACGTGCGCCGAAGAAAAGGTGGCGACATTGTTAATATATCTGATGTACAATCGGAAAAATCTATAGCTACAGTTGGAAAATCTCCGATAAACGCTCACGGAAATATTGACGAAGCACCACCGGACAAAATACTCCTCCTCAAAAGAGTACAATCAAGGGATCTGACGATAGATGATATGGACACTTCTATAAAAGATTATTATCTAAAACTTAAAGAACAATTAAACCAACCAAATTCGAGCGAAAATAGCTCGGGGATCCTGGAAATCGATTTAAAAGGAGCAGATAATAATTCGCAATTTGCTTCACCTGTTGCACAGAGGCTTGAAAGGTCGAATGACGTTTTTCGAgggccaataagaaaatcAGATGGAAGATGTGGTggtaaaattgatttaattgaaaatttctcTGAAAAAGTTGTGTCACCCGACGCAAAAGCATCTAagtgtaaattaaacatttttgataagATTAAAATGGACTTGATTGAAGAAAGCTCAAACAGCTCGAGGAAATGCATATCTCCTGTCGTGTCCTTGACTAAAATGTCGTACGATGATATCTCTAGATGGCTGCCATCGAGACGAAACTCATCTGATTCTTCAAACTCTCAAATATCTAAACCGATAGAAAAAATCAAAGATGTGTCAGAAAAATCGTTTTTACGTCCAATATCGAGTGTTAATGCCAAAGATATAAGATCTGTCCCTCAAAACACATCACAAGAAGTGAGTTTATCTTCTAAAAGTAGTTCTAAAGggaataaaactaaaaaaggtaTCAGATTGCAGTACAATCTTAGGTCAGCGTCTAAAACTATTTCttctattacaaaaattgaGACAGATATAGACGGTAATAATAATGATCATAATAGTATCACTGCTcgtaaaagtataatttctCCTATCAAACTGCTTGACGAATTAGAAGCTTTTATAACTCCGCAAATAaccgaaaaagaaaatactataACGGAACCGATTGGACTTGAAGAAAGAGGGAAAAATCCCGTATTGAATATATCAGTGTCTTCGAAAAGATTAAAGAAATCGGCAGGCATATCGAGTGGTGAATCGAATATTAGTTCATCGACAAGAGTAGATGGGAGGGTATCCATAAGGGGTGCTAAAAGGAAATCCGACACTCCGGAGAGAGTGTATGGCAAGAAGGGGAAAATGGAAGTAATCACTGAGAGCGGCCCTAGTATGTCCAGCGTCGATGATTGGCTGAAAAAGAGCGCTCCCACAATTGCAG GTAAAAATTTGGACGATTCCTACGCAGAAACAGTTCAAAATATAATGGAGAAACTGGACACAACCTTGGCTGAGATCCACCAAAATACCAGCAAAAA CTTCCTCCATTTATTCGTGGAAGCGCAGCGTCACCTGGCATTGGCGAAACACGAGCGTCGCCGCGCGCTGAAGCAAGTCGCCACTGATGTACTGAAGGAGGTCGTCAATGTACTGGACAGGAAGTTTGACGATTTGGAAAagag